In Plasmodium yoelii strain 17X genome assembly, chromosome: 6, one DNA window encodes the following:
- a CDS encoding PIR protein, whose protein sequence is MNKQVCEQFQEVRNSLPDQLDSSGNYQIKNEDFLNNYCDNKCQNEFDKISAGCLYLFDAFFGSLESFNSVVKRNTNIVDYILIWLSYMLNLTKIGDNDSINPFYEIYIYTGKKYNEKIDGVTAYESYKNLIEKNHDLMNINDMHKFYEPFKILCNMYIEFNTQSPNCEKYLDDANKFVEKYDELNEDYNNGKDTSYNQLLSTLSNDYCNLKNKCNQFPTLPTYSRRFVIKRTLIPIAFMIVALSIFLGIEYKYSSLGFRKRSQKQCLREKIKNIMKKMIH, encoded by the exons atgaataagcaagtg TGTGAACAGTTCCAGGAAGTAAGGAACTCGCTTCCCGATCAATTGGACAGTAGTGGAAATtatcaaattaaaaatgaagattttttaaataattattgtgATAATAAATGTCAAAATGAGTTCGATAAAATTagtgctggatgtttatatttgtttgatgCGTTCTTTGGGAGTTTAGAATCGTTTAATTCTGTTGTAAAAAGAAACACCAATATTGTTGATTACattttgatatggttaagttatatgttaaaccttaCCAAAATTGGAGACAACGACAGTATAAACCctttttatgaaatatatatatatactggTAAGAAGTATAATGAGAAAATAGATGGTGTTACTGCTTATGAAAGTTATAAGAATCTTATAGAAAAAAACCACGATTTGATGAATATTAATGACATgcataaattttatgaaccATTTAAAATCTTatgtaatatgtatattgaATTTAATACACAGAGTCCAAATTGTGAGAAATATTTGGATGATGCCAATAAGtttgttgaaaaatatgatgaactTAATGAAgattataataatggtaAAGACACCTCCTATAATCAATTATTatctacattatcaaatgattattgtaatttaaaaaataaatgtaatcaATTTCCAACTCTTCCAACATATTCACGAAGATTCGTAATAAAAAGGACACTAATTCCAATTGCATTTATGATTGTTGCATTATCAATTTTCTTGGGAATTGaatataag tattcgtcacttggatttcggaaacgatctcaaaaacaatgtttaagagaaaaaataaaaaatataatgaagaaaatgattcattaa
- a CDS encoding fam-b protein yields the protein MRVNILKYVLFSIIICFFEYGKNEIWHERNIIKFRSNRILGDVEKEFDLNDFYESTFSLTKQLNEYNDDNEEIIHIRNAINSYIKNHKDKSTLPDLNKLDKRTKKLIYKIREELKEVKKEIDNMGDSGITTKVIQNKRIRKKDENNYVSEGEDYNQLKNEVNFLEREYRQPNFSSVNTYKNKRKINELYEGLKLRSILLVFLSLVIIISGTVPIAFTVLCSVVSFETFIRSCQYIKLIMKVYKKPKKSKTSK from the exons atgagagtcaatattttaaaatacgttcttttttcaattattatttgtttttttgaatatgGGAAAAAT GAAATATGGCATGAaaggaatataataaaatttagaagCAATAGAATATTAGGAGATGTAGAAAAGGAGTTCgatttaaatgatttttatgaATCAACTTTTAGTCTTACAAAACAACTTAATGAGTACAATGATGATAACGAagaaattatacatattcgAAATGctataaattcatatataaagaaTCATAAAGACAAAAGTACATTACCCGATTTAAATAAGTTAGATAAAAGAACTAAAAagttaatttataaaattcgaGAAGAATTAAAAGAAGTAAAAAAAGAGATTGATAATATGGGGGATAGTGGAATAACAACAAAAGtgatacaaaataaaagaataagaaaaaaagatgaaaataattatgtatcAGAAGGTGAAGACTATAACCAATTGAAAAACGAAGTAAATTTCTTGGAGAGAGAATATAGACAGCCCAATTTTAGTAGTGTTAatacttataaaaataaacgaaaGATAAACGAATTGTACGAAGGATTAAAATTGAGGTCAATATTGTTGGTTTTTCTTTCTTTGGTGATAATAATATCAGGAACCGTTCCTATCGCATTTACTGTTTTATGTTCCGTGGTTTCATTTGAAACATTTATTAGGTCTTGTCAATACATTAAATTAATCAtgaaagtatataaaaaacccaaaaaatcaaaaacaTCAAAATAA
- a CDS encoding PIR protein, producing MDYRLCARFDKLRSYLPDELNISTSNDIHSLGNAKNYCPNGDSGETECKTDLDKINAGCLWLFEQNVVNRISTLSKDHSKVFIIYVMIWLDHMLNLKKNEKIKNLNDFYEGHIKNNTHYTKCNKKNNSNNYEDCSNKLNDKTGYNNFKEFIDANKCLMDIDINDVPNLYAGFKSLCKMYTELDSNDKTSKKYLENAKEFVKTYDELNKNSNITKDSPYYKVLSTLSNDYNNFKSYCNKNKINCSDIQSLSPIKVKENSVQSSAHNHVHDSGVTSSSSSITNKLIPVLSIIVAIPIFLGIFYKYSLFGFRKRTQKRHLREKIKK from the exons atgGATTATCGCCtg tgtgcAAGGTTTGATAAATTGAGAAGCTATTTACCCGATGAATTAAACATATCTACAAGTAATGATATTCATAGTTTAGGGAATGCTAAGAATTATTGCCCTAATGGAGATTCAGGGGAAACAGAATGTAAGACTGATCTCGATAAGATaaatgctggatgtttatggCTATTCGAGCAAAATGTTGTTAATAGGATTAGTACTTTAAGTAAAGATCACTCTAAAGTGTTTATTATATACGTAATGATATGGTTAGATcatatgttaaacctaaagaaaaatgaaaaaataaaaaacctaaatgatttttatgaAGGACATATAAAGAATAATACGCATTATACTAagtgtaataaaaaaaataatagtaataattatgaagattgtagtaataaattaaatgataaaacgggatataataattttaaggaGTTCATAGATGCAAACAAATGTTTGATGGATATTGATATTAATGATGTGCCTAATTTGTATGCTggatttaaatcattatgtaaaaTGTATACTGAACTTGATTCAAACGATAAAACAAGTAAgaaatatttagaaaatgctAAAGAATTTGTTAAAACATATGATGAACTTAACAAAAATTCTAATATTACTAAAGATAGTCCCTATTATAAAgtattgtctacattatcaaatgattataataattttaaaagttattgtaataaaaataaaattaattgtaGCGACATTCAATCCCTTTCACCGATAAAAGTAAAAGAAAATAGTGTACAAAGTTCTGCACATAATCATGTACACGATTCTGGAgttacatcatcaagttcgtcgataacaaacaaattaattccagttttatcgataatTGTTGCAATACCAATATTCTTGGGGATTTTTTATAAG tattcgttatttggatttcggaaacgaacCCAAAAAcgacatttaagagaaaagataaaaaaataa